A single region of the Biomphalaria glabrata chromosome 15, xgBioGlab47.1, whole genome shotgun sequence genome encodes:
- the LOC129923168 gene encoding protein FAM83H-like: MEAAQRKGRPKKRSSTRKGRPQKRSSTRKGRPQEKVVHRKGRPQEKVVHRKGRPQEKVVHRKGRPQEKVVHRKGRPQEKVVHRKGRPQEKVVHKKRSSTEKVVHKKRSSTRKGRPQKRSSTEKVVHKKRSSTEKVVHKKRSSTRKGRPQEKVVHRKGRPQEKVVHRKGRPQEKVVHKKRSSTRKGRPQKRSSTRKGRPQEKVVHKKRSSTEKVVHKKRSSTRKGRPQEKVVHRKGRPQEKVVHKKRSSTEKVVHKKRSSTRKGRPQEKVVHKKRSSTEKVVHKKRSSTEKVVHRKTGWTM, encoded by the coding sequence ATGGAGGCAGCACAAAGAaaaggtcgtccaaagaaaaggtCGTCCACAAGAAAAGGTCGTCCACAGAAAAGGTCGTCCACAAGAAAAGGTCGTCCACAAGAAAAGGTCGTCCACAGAAAAGGTCGTCCACAAGAAAAGGTCGTCCACAGAAAAGGTCGTCCACAAGAAAAGGTCGTCCACAGAAAAGGTCGTCCACAAGAAAAGGTCGTCCACAGAAAAGGTCGTCCACAAGAAAAGGTCGTCCACAGAAAAGGTCGTCCACAAGAAAAGGTCGTCCACAAGAAAAGGTCGTCCACAGAAAAGGTCGTCCACAAGAAAAGGTCGTCCACAAGAAAAGGTCGTCCACAGAAAAGGTCGTCCACAGAAAAGGTCGTCCACAAGAAAAGGTCGTCCACAGAAAAGGTCGTCCACAAGAAAAGGTCGTCCACAAGAAAAGGTCGTCCACAAGAAAAGGTCGTCCACAGAAAAGGTCGTCCACAAGAAAAGGTCGTCCACAGAAAAGGTCGTCCACAAGAAAAGGTCGTCCACAAGAAAAGGTCGTCCACAAGAAAAGGTCGTCCACAGAAAAGGTCGTCCACAAGAAAAGGTCGTCCACAAGAAAAGGTCGTCCACAAGAAAAGGTCGTCCACAGAAAAGGTCGTCCACAAGAAAAGGTCGTCCACAAGAAAAGGTCGTCCACAAGAAAAGGTCGTCCACAGAAAAGGTCGTCCACAAGAAAAGGTCGTCCACAAGAAAAGGTCGTCCACAGAAAAGGTCGTCCACAAGAAAAGGTCGTCCACAAGAAAAGGTCGTCCACAAGAAAAGGTCGTCCACAAGAAAAGGTCGTCCACAGAAAAGGTCGTCCACAAGAAAAGGTCGTCCACAGAAAAGGTCGTCCACAGAAAAACTGGttggacaatgtaa